From Triticum urartu cultivar G1812 chromosome 2, Tu2.1, whole genome shotgun sequence, a single genomic window includes:
- the LOC125535931 gene encoding uncharacterized protein LOC125535931: MKWILVQKIIKLAYQKQLYLRKDEINEHCYAITIILLQVTPHDRDNNLQSESYNVLEQSNNDVQEPQTTMQNVHAENNLAVQQGGPEPSLRLHQVTNQNDHAQNSNATKPHGHHQVTKQDKVEVVLYSMNLRNKDKLVAKGTLESKEKTYVVGGNMLGVQYVAVRVRGCTYLGYEKLVRPYEKFQTVRDAMGSVIAWPRSHVKIVKPTPPAQPQSIGR, translated from the exons ATGAAGTGGATTCTCGTACAGAAAATTATCAAGTTAGCATATCAAAAGCAGTTATATTTGCGCAAAGATGAAATTAATGAACACTGTTATGCTATTACAATAATTTTATTGCAGGTCACTCCACATGACAGAGATAACAATCTCCAATCTGAATCTTATAATGTTCTTGAACAATCAAATAATGATGTGCAGGAGCCACAAACTACCATGCAG AATGTCCATGCTGAAAATAATCTTgcagtgcagcaaggtggccctgAACCAAGTTTACGACTTCACCAAGTCACTAACCAG AATGATCATGCTCAAAATAGcaatgcaaccaagccacatggTCATCACCAAGTCACAAAGCAG GATAAAGTTGAAGTCGTGTTGTATTCGATGAACTTGAGAAACAAAGACAAACTTGTGGCCAAAGGAACTTTAGAGAGTAAAGAGAAAACATATGTGGTTGGAGGAAACATGCTTGGAGTGCAATACGTTGCAGTTCGTGTTCGCGGTTGTACATATCTAGGATATGAGAAACTAGTTAGACCATATGAAAAATTCCAAACAGTAAGGGATGCTATGGGTTCTGTTATTGCTTGGCCTCGCTCACAT GTAAAAATAGTTAAGCCAACCCCTCCAGCACAACCACAGAGCATTG GGCGGTGA
- the LOC125535932 gene encoding uncharacterized protein LOC125535932 isoform X1, which translates to MRWHDEGRTKDGKIRDPADGECWKDLDARYPGFAADPRNPRLGISSDGFNPFRSMSSKHSTWPVMLIPYNLPPWICMKETSLILSMIIPGPASPGNDIDIYLQPLIDELLQLWDGVDTFDASSQEIFPLKAALLWTLNDFPALAYLYGWSTSGKYGFPSCGPCTISFRLNKSMKLCYMGHRRWLPQGHVFRNRRRQEFDGTKVTELAPTTMSGSSALKRLQGRVFVLGKKGNVAKKAKGGKKVKNSEKENEMNQEPKRKRKAGNKKSIKNQGKPEKKPEDWLKKSIFFNLPYWELNKLRHNLDVMHIEKNVFDNLIGTLLDIDSKTKDGLNARLDLAEIGENGIRHNLHPVVDDNGKIVLPDAPFTMSRKQQEILCSVMHNIRTSDGYASNFSRHVNMKDCTISGLKSHDCHVILEDILPLALRSCYPHKEVMEIVIGLSNFFKKLCSKVLDVSELDELQESIVMTLCNMERIFLPSFFTIMVHLMVHLVEEVKLGGPVHYRWMYPLERSFVRLKALVRNRAFPEGSIAEGYLAQECLTFCSRFLEGTTRFTRPSRNPNPSDKIKDLYMFHSAGEPIGKAVPVGQFNSRLLIQAHRYVLRHCDELADFRNEFVAEENSKRCDSANLTEADTTKLINEHFADWLEQKVLQSDGSTITEKVRALAAKPNRYGVRYSGYVINGFRFHTMSHESVHVTQNSGVVNIAENGVRYYGRLSDIFELSYNDYKVVFFNCDWYDVYHKVGIQTDEFGFTLVNKSRKIHRR; encoded by the exons ATGCGTTGGCACGATGAGGGTCGTACTAAAGATGGAAAGATACGGGATCCAGCTGATGGCGAgtgttggaaagatcttgatGCTAGATACCCCGGTTTTGCTGCTGATCCTCGTAATCCGCGCCTTGGCATTTCGAGTGATGGATTTAACCCTTTTAGGAGTATGAGTTCAAAACATAGTACTTGGCCAGTGATGCTTATCCCGTACAACCTACCGCCTTGGATTTGCATGAAAGAAACATCTCTAATTTTATCGATGATCATTCCTGGACCAGCTTCCCCTGGGAATGACATTGATATATATTTGCAGCCACTGATTGATGAGCTCTTACAGTTATGGGATGGTGTAGACACATTCGACGCTTCCTCGCAGGAGATATTTCCACTCAAGGCTGCACTGTTATGGACTTTAAATGATTTTCCAGCATTAGCTTACCTGTACGGTTGGAGCACAAGTGGTAAATATGGGTTTCCATCATGTGGTCCTTGTACAATATCATTTCGCCTGAATAAGAGTATGAAACTTTGTTATATGGGTCACCGTCGCTGGTTACCACAGGGTCATGTATTTCGAAACCGAAGAAGGCAGGAATTTGATGGCACTAAAGTGACAGAATTGGCACCGACAACTATGAGTGGTAGTTCAGCTTTGAAAAGGTTGCAAGGCAGAGTGTTTGTGTTAGGCAAAAAAGGCAATGTAGCAAAGAAAGCAAAGGGCGGAAAGAAGGTCAAAAACAGTGAAAAAGAAAATGAAATGAATCAAGAGCCGAAGCGTAAAAGGAAGGCAGGCAACAAGAAGTCAATTAAGAACCAAGGTAAGCCTGAGAAGAAGCCTGAGGATTGGTTAAAAAAATCAATATTTTTCAACTTGCCATATTGGGAACTTAACAAGTTaaggcacaatcttgatgtaatGCACATAGAAAAGAATGTGTTTGATAATTTAATTGGAACGTTGTTGGATATTGATTCTAAAACAAAGGATGGCCTTAATGCACGGCTTGATTTGGCAGAAATTGGTGAAAATGGAATTCGACATAATCTTCATCCTGTTGTAGATGATAATGGAAAAATAGTATTGCCTGATGCACCATTTACTATGTCTAGAAAACAGCAAGAAATACTTTGTTCAGTGATGCACAATATTAGGACCTCCGATGGATATGCATCAAATTTTTCTAGGCATGTCAACATGAAAGATTGTACAATCTCAGGTCTCAAAAGTCATGATTGTCATGTTATTCTGGAAGATATTCTTCCTCTAGCACTTCGATCCTGTTACCCACACAAAGAGGTCATGGAAATAGTTATCGGGCTGTCTAATTTCTTCAAGAAACTATGCTCGAAAGTGTTAGATGTCTCTGAGCTTGACGAACTTCAAGAGAGTATTGTGATGACACTTTGCAATATGGAGAGAATTTTTCTTCCATCATTCTTTACTATCATGGTGCATCTAATGGTGCACTTGGTTGAAGAAGTTAAACTTGGTGGTCCAGTGCACTATCGGTGGATGTACCCCCTAGAGAG ATCATTTGTTCGGCTGAAAGCACTTGTGCGCAATAGAGCATTTCCTGAAGGTTCAATTGCTGAAGGGTATCTTGCCCAAGAATGCTTGACCTTTTGTTCAAGATTTCTAGAAGGAACTACACGTTTTACAAGACCATCAAGAAACCCCAATCCTTCAGACAAGATAAAAGATTTGTACATGTTCCATAGTGCTGGTGAGCCAATTGGAAAGGCTGTCCCAGTTGGGCAGTTTAATAGCCGGCTTCTTATTCAAGCGCACCGATATGTCTTGCGACATTGTGATGAGCTTGCAGATTTCCGCAA TGAATTTGTGGCCGAAGAGAATAGCAAACGATGTGACTCAGCTAATTTGACAGAAGCTGATACCACTAAGTTAATTAATGAACACTTTGCTGACTGGTTGGAACAAAAG GTTTTACAAAGCGATGGATCAACTATTACAGAAAAGGTAAGAGCTTTGGCTGCAAAACCCAACAGATATGGGGTGCGCTACAGTGGCTATGTCATCAACGGCTTTAGGTTCCACACGATGAGTCATGAGTCAGTGCATGTCACACAAAATAGTGGTGTAGTGAACATTGCAGAAAATGGTGTTAGATATTATGGCAGATTAAGTGACATCTTTGAATTGTCATACAATGATTACAAGGTGGTGTTCTTTAATTGTGATTGGTATGATGTCTACCACAAAGTTGGCATTCAAACGGATGAGTTTGGGTTCACTCTTGTGAACAAGTCTCGGAAAATACACAGGAGATGA
- the LOC125535932 gene encoding uncharacterized protein LOC125535932 isoform X2, translating to MRWHDEGRTKDGKIRDPADGECWKDLDARYPGFAADPRNPRLGISSDGFNPFRSMSSKHSTWPVMLIPYNLPPWICMKETSLILSMIIPGPASPGNDIDIYLQPLIDELLQLWDGVDTFDASSQEIFPLKAALLWTLNDFPALAYLYGWSTSGKYGFPSCGPCTISFRLNKSMKLCYMGHRRWLPQGHVFRNRRRQEFDGTKVTELAPTTMSGSSALKRLQGRVFVLGKKGNVAKKAKGGKKVKNSEKENEMNQEPKRKRKAGNKKSIKNQGLKSHDCHVILEDILPLALRSCYPHKEVMEIVIGLSNFFKKLCSKVLDVSELDELQESIVMTLCNMERIFLPSFFTIMVHLMVHLVEEVKLGGPVHYRWMYPLERSFVRLKALVRNRAFPEGSIAEGYLAQECLTFCSRFLEGTTRFTRPSRNPNPSDKIKDLYMFHSAGEPIGKAVPVGQFNSRLLIQAHRYVLRHCDELADFRNEFVAEENSKRCDSANLTEADTTKLINEHFADWLEQKVLQSDGSTITEKVRALAAKPNRYGVRYSGYVINGFRFHTMSHESVHVTQNSGVVNIAENGVRYYGRLSDIFELSYNDYKVVFFNCDWYDVYHKVGIQTDEFGFTLVNKSRKIHRR from the exons ATGCGTTGGCACGATGAGGGTCGTACTAAAGATGGAAAGATACGGGATCCAGCTGATGGCGAgtgttggaaagatcttgatGCTAGATACCCCGGTTTTGCTGCTGATCCTCGTAATCCGCGCCTTGGCATTTCGAGTGATGGATTTAACCCTTTTAGGAGTATGAGTTCAAAACATAGTACTTGGCCAGTGATGCTTATCCCGTACAACCTACCGCCTTGGATTTGCATGAAAGAAACATCTCTAATTTTATCGATGATCATTCCTGGACCAGCTTCCCCTGGGAATGACATTGATATATATTTGCAGCCACTGATTGATGAGCTCTTACAGTTATGGGATGGTGTAGACACATTCGACGCTTCCTCGCAGGAGATATTTCCACTCAAGGCTGCACTGTTATGGACTTTAAATGATTTTCCAGCATTAGCTTACCTGTACGGTTGGAGCACAAGTGGTAAATATGGGTTTCCATCATGTGGTCCTTGTACAATATCATTTCGCCTGAATAAGAGTATGAAACTTTGTTATATGGGTCACCGTCGCTGGTTACCACAGGGTCATGTATTTCGAAACCGAAGAAGGCAGGAATTTGATGGCACTAAAGTGACAGAATTGGCACCGACAACTATGAGTGGTAGTTCAGCTTTGAAAAGGTTGCAAGGCAGAGTGTTTGTGTTAGGCAAAAAAGGCAATGTAGCAAAGAAAGCAAAGGGCGGAAAGAAGGTCAAAAACAGTGAAAAAGAAAATGAAATGAATCAAGAGCCGAAGCGTAAAAGGAAGGCAGGCAACAAGAAGTCAATTAAGAACCAAG GTCTCAAAAGTCATGATTGTCATGTTATTCTGGAAGATATTCTTCCTCTAGCACTTCGATCCTGTTACCCACACAAAGAGGTCATGGAAATAGTTATCGGGCTGTCTAATTTCTTCAAGAAACTATGCTCGAAAGTGTTAGATGTCTCTGAGCTTGACGAACTTCAAGAGAGTATTGTGATGACACTTTGCAATATGGAGAGAATTTTTCTTCCATCATTCTTTACTATCATGGTGCATCTAATGGTGCACTTGGTTGAAGAAGTTAAACTTGGTGGTCCAGTGCACTATCGGTGGATGTACCCCCTAGAGAG ATCATTTGTTCGGCTGAAAGCACTTGTGCGCAATAGAGCATTTCCTGAAGGTTCAATTGCTGAAGGGTATCTTGCCCAAGAATGCTTGACCTTTTGTTCAAGATTTCTAGAAGGAACTACACGTTTTACAAGACCATCAAGAAACCCCAATCCTTCAGACAAGATAAAAGATTTGTACATGTTCCATAGTGCTGGTGAGCCAATTGGAAAGGCTGTCCCAGTTGGGCAGTTTAATAGCCGGCTTCTTATTCAAGCGCACCGATATGTCTTGCGACATTGTGATGAGCTTGCAGATTTCCGCAA TGAATTTGTGGCCGAAGAGAATAGCAAACGATGTGACTCAGCTAATTTGACAGAAGCTGATACCACTAAGTTAATTAATGAACACTTTGCTGACTGGTTGGAACAAAAG GTTTTACAAAGCGATGGATCAACTATTACAGAAAAGGTAAGAGCTTTGGCTGCAAAACCCAACAGATATGGGGTGCGCTACAGTGGCTATGTCATCAACGGCTTTAGGTTCCACACGATGAGTCATGAGTCAGTGCATGTCACACAAAATAGTGGTGTAGTGAACATTGCAGAAAATGGTGTTAGATATTATGGCAGATTAAGTGACATCTTTGAATTGTCATACAATGATTACAAGGTGGTGTTCTTTAATTGTGATTGGTATGATGTCTACCACAAAGTTGGCATTCAAACGGATGAGTTTGGGTTCACTCTTGTGAACAAGTCTCGGAAAATACACAGGAGATGA
- the LOC125535932 gene encoding uncharacterized protein LOC125535932 isoform X3 gives MHNIRTSDGYASNFSRHVNMKDCTISGLKSHDCHVILEDILPLALRSCYPHKEVMEIVIGLSNFFKKLCSKVLDVSELDELQESIVMTLCNMERIFLPSFFTIMVHLMVHLVEEVKLGGPVHYRWMYPLERSFVRLKALVRNRAFPEGSIAEGYLAQECLTFCSRFLEGTTRFTRPSRNPNPSDKIKDLYMFHSAGEPIGKAVPVGQFNSRLLIQAHRYVLRHCDELADFRNEFVAEENSKRCDSANLTEADTTKLINEHFADWLEQKVLQSDGSTITEKVRALAAKPNRYGVRYSGYVINGFRFHTMSHESVHVTQNSGVVNIAENGVRYYGRLSDIFELSYNDYKVVFFNCDWYDVYHKVGIQTDEFGFTLVNKSRKIHRR, from the exons ATGCACAATATTAGGACCTCCGATGGATATGCATCAAATTTTTCTAGGCATGTCAACATGAAAGATTGTACAATCTCAGGTCTCAAAAGTCATGATTGTCATGTTATTCTGGAAGATATTCTTCCTCTAGCACTTCGATCCTGTTACCCACACAAAGAGGTCATGGAAATAGTTATCGGGCTGTCTAATTTCTTCAAGAAACTATGCTCGAAAGTGTTAGATGTCTCTGAGCTTGACGAACTTCAAGAGAGTATTGTGATGACACTTTGCAATATGGAGAGAATTTTTCTTCCATCATTCTTTACTATCATGGTGCATCTAATGGTGCACTTGGTTGAAGAAGTTAAACTTGGTGGTCCAGTGCACTATCGGTGGATGTACCCCCTAGAGAG ATCATTTGTTCGGCTGAAAGCACTTGTGCGCAATAGAGCATTTCCTGAAGGTTCAATTGCTGAAGGGTATCTTGCCCAAGAATGCTTGACCTTTTGTTCAAGATTTCTAGAAGGAACTACACGTTTTACAAGACCATCAAGAAACCCCAATCCTTCAGACAAGATAAAAGATTTGTACATGTTCCATAGTGCTGGTGAGCCAATTGGAAAGGCTGTCCCAGTTGGGCAGTTTAATAGCCGGCTTCTTATTCAAGCGCACCGATATGTCTTGCGACATTGTGATGAGCTTGCAGATTTCCGCAA TGAATTTGTGGCCGAAGAGAATAGCAAACGATGTGACTCAGCTAATTTGACAGAAGCTGATACCACTAAGTTAATTAATGAACACTTTGCTGACTGGTTGGAACAAAAG GTTTTACAAAGCGATGGATCAACTATTACAGAAAAGGTAAGAGCTTTGGCTGCAAAACCCAACAGATATGGGGTGCGCTACAGTGGCTATGTCATCAACGGCTTTAGGTTCCACACGATGAGTCATGAGTCAGTGCATGTCACACAAAATAGTGGTGTAGTGAACATTGCAGAAAATGGTGTTAGATATTATGGCAGATTAAGTGACATCTTTGAATTGTCATACAATGATTACAAGGTGGTGTTCTTTAATTGTGATTGGTATGATGTCTACCACAAAGTTGGCATTCAAACGGATGAGTTTGGGTTCACTCTTGTGAACAAGTCTCGGAAAATACACAGGAGATGA